From the genome of Desulfovibrio inopinatus DSM 10711, one region includes:
- a CDS encoding class I SAM-dependent methyltransferase — MSETLTPSGDAYKWLDVGMLQSLSTDKKVILFGAGQGSVDFLTANKSSETPFYVEAVTDNDPTMWGKKLFEKPIIPPSTLRELHNIFIIITTISGKDAVSLQLESMGYSRGQDFITAGKYPASSLRNLNLFLRYDAEHAITKPNNTILHIGPGGFLGLECCLYSMGHSVVSVDANSFGMQYPDVSDSYQRYVSFFDEFISQEGADVEKDNLAQRFHELFIQNGSTVLLDASKVPFFFPHRLSSIPLEDESVDVVISFAVLEHVRDPEKCISEIRRVLRPGGFSFQKIVTRDHRSFSNISGYHAFSYLEYTEEKWEEINRNKFYQNRVLPRAWKNLFANFLEVQHFETLCSYTLSEQQCREIQKFDKNVFLSDLKECDCILLARKQS, encoded by the coding sequence TTGAGTGAAACTCTGACACCATCAGGAGATGCCTACAAGTGGCTTGATGTCGGCATGCTGCAATCGTTAAGCACCGATAAAAAAGTTATTCTGTTTGGTGCCGGGCAAGGAAGTGTTGATTTCCTCACTGCAAATAAAAGTTCTGAAACCCCTTTTTATGTAGAAGCCGTGACGGACAATGATCCTACGATGTGGGGGAAAAAACTTTTCGAAAAACCCATCATACCACCCAGCACGTTGCGTGAGCTGCATAATATTTTTATTATTATAACGACAATATCGGGAAAGGATGCCGTCTCTCTCCAGCTGGAATCAATGGGATACTCCAGAGGGCAGGACTTCATCACCGCAGGCAAGTATCCAGCTAGCTCATTGAGAAACCTGAACCTGTTTTTGAGATATGATGCCGAACATGCGATAACAAAACCGAATAATACAATTTTACACATTGGTCCCGGTGGTTTTCTTGGCCTTGAGTGCTGCCTCTATTCTATGGGACATTCGGTTGTATCTGTCGATGCGAACAGCTTCGGCATGCAATACCCGGACGTCTCGGATTCATATCAACGATATGTTTCGTTTTTTGACGAGTTCATTTCTCAGGAAGGGGCAGATGTAGAAAAAGACAATCTCGCACAACGATTTCATGAGTTATTTATACAAAACGGTTCCACTGTGTTGCTTGATGCTTCAAAAGTGCCGTTTTTTTTCCCTCACCGACTAAGCTCCATTCCCCTTGAAGATGAAAGTGTTGATGTTGTTATTTCGTTCGCCGTGCTCGAGCATGTACGGGATCCAGAGAAATGTATTTCAGAGATTCGTCGAGTTCTCCGGCCTGGAGGATTTTCTTTTCAGAAAATTGTAACCCGAGATCACAGGTCTTTTAGTAACATATCAGGCTATCACGCGTTTAGTTATCTGGAATATACCGAAGAGAAATGGGAGGAAATCAACAGAAATAAATTCTATCAGAATAGAGTATTGCCTCGCGCCTGGAAAAATCTCTTTGCCAATTTTCTAGAAGTACAGCACTTTGAGACACTGTGTAGCTATACGCTCAGTGAACAGCAATGCAGAGAAA